The window GCGGTTCGCTCAAAAACATCACTTCGGttcagttatttaatttaataaattaataggaaaataatataattttacgtattatttatttaaatagtatacatatttaatagatTAATGGAAACgctattgtttttaatgtttttctgatGGTTTTCTCTAACTtggcagaaataaattaatgcatcctgttatttacaaaaaaaaatcaacatttgatATGGCTGGTGAAGCTGGTCTGCCTCGGCGGTATAGCAACTCTCGTCAATGTGATCGAGATGACCAATCAAATTCAAGTAACCCAAAAACTCTGACTTATTATATAGCCGCAGGCCTTACGGGGTTAAAAACcatgattgattttatttattgaagggTTCATGCATTTTAGGggttaacctaaccctaaccaaatTGGGGTCCAGCTGTAAGATGGATGTATGAGTCTGACCTTGGTGTAATGGAACTGCATGGGGTCATCGGTAGAGAGCGACACGCACAAGCCTTTGTGTAGGAACTCTCGCAGTGGGTTTTTGGAGTATTCCAGGAACAGACTGTTGTTGCTCAGTGGGGACATGGCAATGGGTACTTGTGCAAGATAATACAGGTACTGCAGCACTGgactctggaaaaaaaaacatacatattatgtatGACAGCTTGTTCAGTTTGATCTTAAGACCAGATGCTCTGATCAGACCCATGTGCCCGCCTGCTTCCATTTGCATGTTTCTGTACAGCGTCAGAGGCTCCATCAACTCTAGGCTCAGCGCTAACAAGTACATAATCAAATGAAGTGGTAATAAACGCATGTCTCATTTGCAGCTTCATGAATAGACTTCGGCTGAAGATCTGAACTCTGAATTAATTTCCTTTGCCACCACCGTTAATTAAAGTACAAGATGTTTGTTAATTTGACTAAGCTCTTACGGTTTTACATATTGCGTTAGACTTTGGACTAGAATTCAAAAACGTTCTGCTTAATTcttcatcatttttaaatgactaatcTTGTGATTCTCACCTTTTTCAGGTTTAAGCCGTGAGAAATGTTGTCTGCAGTGAGGAAAGCTGAAACCAGATGGGTGATGGAGCCAGCTTCTCCGCAGTGTGGACGGAACTGAAAGGTACTAAGACCACGTTCCCTgccaaaacacacatatacaagcTAAAACAACCAACTGAAAACTGTAGACCTTGTTTTGTTGCAGATATAAGGCAAAACGTAGGCTTACTTTGGGTAAATAGTTGCTATTGTGAGCATTCAATACTGGAGTCCATTACCGATTCCACATTATATGATTtaaattgtactgtatttttagcattGAGATTAGTTTTTatctaattaaacattaaacataccACATTGATATACAAAAgcaaagagaaacaaaatatatagcatttttttatatcaacatAAAAGGCATTACATATTACATGTTCCCAATTCGATCTTAAGGTGACTACTGCAGTGGGTTTGTGAGTTGATTCAAAgccaataattaattaaatcatagcactacaaaataaattatttaaaactttgagcactaaaaatagaaatatttaatttgtttacctGCAGGCCAATGTGATCAATAAGTGACATCTAACTGTGAACATTCAACGGCgttgttaaattattgaaatatcaACCTCCTCAGAGATacttcatgtaaatatttattctattattattaaataataattatttattgaattattattatatttatgtgctCTGTTCTGCAAGTGGACTTTATTGTGCCATCCCAAAGAGGCACAGACTTTTCCATTAAATGTTCCCTCGTGGTGGAATGACCTGCCCAACTGACTCCGAACTGAGCTGAGCCCGTAGCCATCTCCAAGAATtggataaaaacaaatcataatgTCACATCACGTGCAGTTGCATAtggctcttttgttgattttgattgcttccatcgtcctcatttgtaagtcacttcggataaaagcatctgctaaatgttaTGCAATcgtaaatatttaatgtgagaGGTATCTGGCTGACTAAAACATTTGGGATTTAGggaaaatcaataaattaagaATGATTTATTGCCGTtgtgtgaataatatataatcatgttATCCATGAAAAGTTTGTGACagtacaaataaaatcaaatttaattaaatatttttgtgtgtgatgtATATCACACACACCTACACTGACTATATACTCCAGTATGGTATGTTTAATGATAAGTTTAAAAGaagttagataaaaaaaaatcaaaatatataaactgataaaagtGAAAACCTGTGGGTATCCCCTAAAATGACCTCCTTTTGTGTAATTTGACATGGCGATGTTGTGAAATTCAAATATTGACTGTGTATACATGATCCAGTGCATTCAGATGTCGTGAGATAAAGCACACTATtcaatttattgtcatttctgtGCAAACACGTTTATATGTCTTCAATGTATTCAAAGGCCTGGGCTACTGACCCCATTGGCTCAGTCCATAATTCATCCTTTGTAAAGTGGAAGGTTGATGCCAGTTTGTTCTACTGACAGTATTCCATAGGCTTTAACAGTATCTCAGTTGTAACCCAATATGTGTGTATTACTGATACAGTGGTATTTATAGATGTCCTGGTGCATAGTGAAACACTCATGCAACTGGAAACCTTGTCTTCCTGACTGCCTTACAGTAATTATTCAAGGTTTATCAAAGCCTGGGGGTATTGTGGAATATCTTTAtgtcaaatattaaaagattCTTTGTTTACAGACATCTTTCCTATTCTTATGGGAAATGTAGCTTCTCCCTTCAACAAATGGAATTTtccggtgtgtgtgtggaacagATATAAAGGAGCACATACTTCCTGAGGTTGTTCAGCACCATGATGTTGGCATACATGTGGAAGAGGTAGTAGCTGTAGGGCGGGTTGTCATCTGTTGTCCATTGCTCAGGCTTGGGGCTCTTATAAGAGAACATGTGATCGCTATGTTTGGATTCATCATCCACACTGTCAAAGCCAGTCACCTGCGAAAGAGGGGATATCCCATGAGTAAAGTCtagaaaagattttaaattatgttcTAACATTAATAAGGTCATgattaatcaaaacaaaaatatgaaatgtactACATGGACAAAAGAATGTGAACACCAGCTTCCACTCTTCTGGGAAGGTTTCCACTAGATGTACATGGACGTGGATGCAGGAATTTGCTCCTATTCAGACATGAGCATTAGTGAGGTCAGGCATTGGTCAGAGGTCAGGCGTTGGCTAATGGGGCCTGACTTGTggttgtcattttaattaatccTTAAATATGTTGAGTGGGGTTCAGATTTGGGCTTTGTGCAGACTAGTCACGTTTTCCGTGCTGGAGCAAAAAAGGTCCTCCtcaaacgtttttaaaatgtttttaaaaaggcaatgtGCGTATCTTGCCATGAAGCGTTCAAATCAATTACATGAATTTTAACATTGAGttgataacatttattttacaactaCTATGAACTTTGAACttacatattttagaaataCGTGGAGCTCTTTGTGTTTCTGGGGATTCACTGTAGCTTCAAACAGAGGAAGGAAAACGTTCTCTAGCATCTTGGCAAAATTAGGAATCAACTTGCGTGACTTGAAAATATCACTGAAAGAAATGAGCAGAACATAATtgtaaaacaagaaataaatactttatgaAAATGTAGAATTAATATAGCTATTTAGGGAGGCCGTGTGTCCTAGCCATGATACGTATATTGcctaaaacatctaaaatagtTTGACCAATAAAATGTAACCATAGTACATTATCGACCaattttttgttcgtttgtttaaCTGGAAGTGTTGCTGTGCAGACCAATCATTCGACGCCAAAGTAACCTGAGAGTTATTTCAGAAGCATGAGGACAATTCAATACAAtacaacaatacaatacaacaaTTGATCTGCACAGTGCAAACAGCCAAAACCTGGATATTTcaggcaatatagaaatcctggcaaaGATGCGTCCAATAAAGATGGCTTGTCTATGGCCACCCTATGCTTACTATATTCTGGGCACTTGTATGATCCAGCGCATGTTTGGAGAGTACACTTTGTGCTGAATAAACCAATGGGAGAGACTTTCCCACTCCTCAGGGGAACGTCCATAAATGGACAGTCGCGGTTCAGCATGCTGATACTTGCTTTCTTCTAGATCATGTGCTACTTCCTGACAAAGACACAGAAGACTCTTAAATGAGAAATAGAAGTACATTTCTAGTACAGTAGATGGTCTCTAGACTGTATCTACATTTCTGACAAAAAAACTGCTCAAGCACAAAAATGATCTAagtttacaaataaacacaaataaatgcattaatatttgaagaaactttaatgttaaaaaatcctttttttaattattatcatgttttattgtttttaattggctgttttttatttatctttcaacctagtaaaaaaacaactgcagtttgattgagattcacttgaatgcacaatgaaaaaacatgattttaacatgatttaatttttttcaaattaactttttatttgtaataatatcgGTGTAGATAAAAACAAGATGTATCTCTATAATCTTACATAGATAACAGACAAAATGACTGTACCTTGATTAAGCGGGCAAAATACTCCCCTTTAATGTAATTGTCAGCCTTCAAGTAGATTTCCCGTAGCTCACTTGCTCCTACTGGATTGTACTTGGAGTTGAATTTGTCAAAGCGATGAAAGGTTTGTCTGCCCTGTAAATAGACTAAACCTGAAGCATACTGTACAAGCcaacagcatatatatatatatatatatatatatacaacataaaCTGTATATAAGATGTTACTTACTGCATGGACATCTAAGGAGTCTACAGTAAGATCATAGGGGTCCATATTTAGGTTGTTAAACACCTGTTTGAGGGTTAACTTAAGTCCCGCCTTCTCAAGGACAACTCTCTCTGCATCAGTTTTATAGGTGGTTTGGATAAAATCAAGCAGGTGTTTTTGGTTCATACATGCTGCTGCATGGATATGTGTGTCTACCTGTAAGTTAGCAGTTGAGTACATTTAGACATTGCATATTATCacattgcatatataaatgtatgtgtcaAATGATACCTTTCTGACATTGTAGAAATCTCTATGAGGAACGCCCTTGAGTTCTTTTAGTTCTGCCATTTCGTTCAGCATTTCATGGAGGTAAAACTTTGACCCAAGAAAATTTAGTCGTCTGTGACAATAGGTCTtactgtttaaagaaaaaaaaaaagcagctttagaGCTCAGAATTCTCAAATATTGAGATAAGGAGAATTGTTGACTAGGGTGAAATTGTTTGGAGACTTACGTAGGCCCATCAGCGATCATGGCGAGCACATGACTCATATCAATGGCAAATGTTTCCAGGTCTGGATAAGGCAGACAGCGTGGTTTGTTCATACTCAGAGCTTCAGTGTtttcatatacataaataatgccatctttcattttcatttgataatTGAGGTTGTCTGGAATATTCTCCATGCTGTAAGGGTTGTCTCCCTCACCAGGGCAAGGACAGATATCTGTAGAGAACAAAGGAATCAAAACATAGTTGATGAAGCTAGTTGACCGAGAAAGTATTGCTGGTTAAATTAGTATGGAAAACAGCAGTGGACCAGAACAGCATCCCTTGCTGGTGAACAgcataaaaatactgttatttttccATCAGAGAAGAAAGAATTGTTCCCATTCTACCACAgaatttttaagtgttcttaGTTGAGCTGCACATAACTCATGTCAGCTCTTATGTCTTCTAAACTTAGCTCATCGTTGATGTCTTGGGAAGGGACATTAGGCAGGGACTGAAGAGGAACATTGGGCAAACATAGTCAgaattttttgtaaacaaaaattcCTCTGAAATGTTTATAGAGCCTAAAATAAACCTAGAAAAAGAATGTGGTCTCCAGTGTTGTgtctcattttgcattttgagcAAATGTACCTGGATGGACTTCATCTTCTTCTGTCCACCTTTCATTTGCTGCATTGCGTAGAAACTGTGCAGTGGTCCGTGGGAATCTGTGATATGCCAGTTTTGAGTATTTTTCTCGAATAAAGAGAGCTTTTAGGAGACTTTTAGCTGCTTGCTCATAGTCCTCAACCGTAATCTGTACATAGTTAGCGTAAACAACGTAAAGTTATCAGATATCAAAAGCAACTTTGTTGAATTTTCAATGAGAGAGCAGAAGAAGTTGGTTGTTTGTAAATTCTAACAATACACACCCCAGCACAGTAGTCTCCACTTATCGTGACTCTTTGATACTCTGGAAAAATTTTGGAGATTGAGGAACAGGTAGATGAAGGGGAAATGAGGGGCGTCACAACACCCCCAATACTGTCTGTAGTTAATGGGATTTGCAGTGACATAGACTGGGATCGAATCATCTTAAAACTCTTCTTTCTATTAGGGATTGaagcaaataataattaattaattaagcatGTGTATCATATCATTAATtgccctgctgaaaaaaactaaattctaaTGGTAGCTGATTTTAGGTGTTTTCAAGATGGTCCAAAGTAGTCATTAAGGCCATGTGTCCACCAAAGTGTTTTTAGCCAGCAGAAAATGCCAGATGCTGTGCTGAAAATGCCTAGCCATGAGCACACAATCAGATTTGTCGACATATCACTGTTGTCATCTATCACTGTTGTACTAGTATAATGTGGTAATTGGTAAGTATGTAATTTTTCCTGCCCATTCTCCACTCAACAGTTCCAAACTGGTCTACAAAAGAGATTTCCAATCCATTGGAAGGCCACTGTTTTACAAAGGTCAGCTCCAACCCTATTTAAACATGCTTTAATCAGCTAATCAATGTCTTCAGAATCACTACAAATTTTCATGTAGGTATGCTGCATGATATTGACTCTCCAGAAGCAAGATTGGAAAACACTGGTCTTCATGAATGACCAGTTGGTGGACCTAGTTTTAGGTCATGTACACCATATTGATCAAGCTTATAAAAGACTACTTTGGACCAGCAGCTAAACAGCTATCATGTCCCGAAGACCAGCCTGCCCACCATAATCTGATGCAGCCTGATGTTTCAAGCAGGGCAAAGCTACTGATAGTAATCTACACTAAATTTGGATGCTGACCGTTTGGCACTCTCCTCTGACTGTTGCTCAGCCAGTTCTCTGAGTAGCTCCCTCTGTTTGGCTTCCTGCAAGCCTATGGGACAGTCTTCAGGGACAGTGTACATGGACAGGGCATCTTTTGTGTCCTCTTCCTTAAGTGCCGAGGCATACACCTTCTCCGCCAGCAGACGAACTTCCTCATCCACATCACTTAGCGCAATCTTAGGGAACTGCCGTGGCATATCTGTATAGGAGCACATTTAAACACACCTCAGTAACATTAAGCTGTTGAATCCAGTTATGAATATCAGTTTAGTTATGAATATCAGTTAATGTTACTGTTACATGTTACACTGTTACAAGTCCCGTtgaaatcaaacaaacattcaCAGATTTGCTGTACTAGTTCCTGAGTTGCTGTCACTGTTTAAACAACACGttgatgtttgttttatggCTCATATCAACACGCTTGCTGTAAATAGTCCTGGGATGCAATGTGCATTCCCAGGCCATTGATTCAGGCCTACAAAGTAAGTCACTAGGCCAGTGCACAGCTGCAGACACACTGCCCTATAAAACAGTTATGTCTTTGTGAGGACAGATCAAGTGTCTGAGCCCTGGGTGTGACTTCTCCCTGAACAGTTAGGAACATGGTCCACAGTGGCTACATCAGATGCTATCCTTGGCAAGAACCAGATCCCTTTGTCAAGGTTTCCATTCTTCTAAGCCATTCTGAAACTTCCATATCAAGTAGAGTTTCTGCCCGTCATACTGACTGTTGCCAGCTGCATAACCATGCAACAAGCCAACTGATATTTTGCACAAAACTGGAGCATATTCTATCTAATTTTGTAGATTGAGAAATAAAATGaccataaatatttaattacaatcaCTCTTCCCATAAGCGTCAGAATATTCTACATAACATACAATTCAAAGTCTGTCCGAAAAAATGATGCTGACTCAAGGCCATGACCTTAACTTCtctgaactgtttttgtttttataaaccaTTGCATCTGTTTTCACCCCAAACTTTGCTTAGGATAACTGCACTCAAAACACTTCAAGGACAATAAGGAAGTCTTCTTACACTGCTACTGTACATACAAGACCTGTTAGAAAATAGTTACTGGTTCTGAAATGAGTACACTCTACTTCTGTCTGTGGTGACCTGACATGCACAGCTGTGCGACTGCTGCCATTCTTACCTTCAGCCCCCGTCACCGCCATCTCAGCTTCGGCTGTTCTTAGCGGCTACACTTCAAATGCGTTACTGGGTTTATgtttgcatgtgcatgtgtctgATGTGGGCCATGTCCAGTCGCACTCTGAGAAACTGCTGTTGTCTGACTACCGTTTTGTTTTCttgagtgtctctctctctcgcgctctctaTTTTAAGAGGTTGAAAGCCTCATGTCCATAGAGCTACTAATCCTTTGAATATGTCACCACCGCCTGTCAACAAAAAGTGACCCTGAATCTTACCGAGAACCGCTTACAAACAGGACCTTGGTCAATCCTCCCAGCCTATcccatacatacatacaaaaacgGGTTTCCCAACTATTTACTCCCTCACTGCCTCGTAAAAAAAAAGCCCATAAATCCCCAAGCTGATCTCCTAAACCCAACTGTCCATGTGAACGGAATCTCTGGCCAAAAGAGCATCTCCTTTGAAAGCTTCAGCTATCCCTCACCCCCAAAAACAGCCTCTAATCCCAGCTCTGACCTTGCTTTAGACACGTATCATTTCAGCCCCAGATAAACAATCCTGCTGGCGTTATCACGGGTCTGCATGGGGCATCATGTCAAGTCCAGAGGTAATCACCCCTGAAACTGATACCTCTTGGTTGCTTCAGAGCTTAAACTGTGTGTTGACAGAAAGGGTGCTGTTCATGTTGTCCCAGAGCATGGGAGCATGCCCAGCATCTATTTGTATCACATCCATTTGAAACATAGAATAAACAAACCATCTCACCCTTTGTCTTTTCAGGCACAGTTTGTTGTTGAAGCACACAGCATGATCCACTTacgcaaaaacacacatactaaGATATGGAAAGCAGACTGTAAAAACTCAGTGTGTGGGGACAAAGGGGAAGTAGGTTTACCTGATCAGACTGTTGTCCTTTATGTTCCTGTAACAGCTGCTTTTATCTCATACCTTATCCAACTGGAGCTCCAACAGCAAAACCTACCCAGCTCTCTCTATCAGACCAAGTGTGCCTTTCAGCCTGACCTGAAACTTGGAGACAGGTCACGTGGACGCCTCACAATCCTAGTGATGTGCTGGGTATTATTACAGGCTGCTTGGACAGGGCTGGGGGAGGAACTGGAAGTGGATTTGTCAGGCTGGAATTAAGGTGCAGCTTGAAAATCTCCCCATCccattctctctccctctgatCGATCAGAGGGAGTTCAGGATCATGTGACTAAGGGATTTGAGGGTCTGTGTGGTGCAAAGGTTTATGAGAGATTAATGTAGTACAGGCAGGTCTTAATGGCTTCAGCTCAGAGTTGATGAGTATAGAAGCTAAACCGAAGCCATGATCTGTAATATAAGCTGTGCAAGTTTCTTTGAATGCCTTTCTACATTGAGGCTGTAAATGCTtgtgtaaataatgaatgacTACCACTACTGTTTTCTTGCACCTGTGGGTCTATTTGATGGTGCTTTGCTATCAAGAGGCTCTGTATGATGTAACTGCAAACAATGTATCAGGTTATAGTTCAGTAGTATACGCAATGAAAAttcaatgttaaataaaaaagacaataatagCACTTtatattaacacttttttttacattttgttcatttattcatattttgtgcTACTCTTGTTTTACTCTTGAAATTCTGCTGTTGCCTCCCCATGTGAGAAATTGCTTGTTAATTTCAAATTGCTAATTTTTGAGTGATATGTTTGAACAGgatatgcaaatgcaaattaatatgtaaatgcatatgtatttgtatataaaacagATGTATGCATTTACTGACATGAGCATGAGATTTAAGGTTTAGGGACAGGTTATGACAAGGATAAAGATATGAATCGCAGAACTATTTAATTAACGCTCACTGTATCGTACTTACATTTCCTGCTTTTACTAGAAATGGTATTTGAATTGCAGCACTTCTCATGTTACTGTCTCCTTAAGATGGATTTTTTGTGCTCTAGCATTCCTTTTGCTAAATTAGCAAATACAGTATAAACGTTTCTGCAATGTCTCCTTTTTTAGGGTCCAGGATAACATTCCTGTTTGCCCCCTTCTGGCTGTAATCGGAATCTTTTTCTACAgtaatgatgaaataaaaaattgctgcaataaaaaaatcaattttactATGTTATCTAGGAT is drawn from Puntigrus tetrazona isolate hp1 chromosome 7, ASM1883169v1, whole genome shotgun sequence and contains these coding sequences:
- the ampd3a gene encoding AMP deaminase 3 isoform X3 translates to MPRQFPKIALSDVDEEVRLLAEKVYASALKEEDTKDALSMYTVPEDCPIGLQEAKQRELLRELAEQQSEESAKRKKSFKMIRSQSMSLQIPLTTDSIGGVVTPLISPSSTCSSISKIFPEYQRVTISGDYCAGITVEDYEQAAKSLLKALFIREKYSKLAYHRFPRTTAQFLRNAANERWTEEDEVHPDICPCPGEGDNPYSMENIPDNLNYQMKMKDGIIYVYENTEALSMNKPRCLPYPDLETFAIDMSHVLAMIADGPTKTYCHRRLNFLGSKFYLHEMLNEMAELKELKGVPHRDFYNVRKVDTHIHAAACMNQKHLLDFIQTTYKTDAERVVLEKAGLKLTLKQVFNNLNMDPYDLTVDSLDVHAGRQTFHRFDKFNSKYNPVGASELREIYLKADNYIKGEYFARLIKEVAHDLEESKYQHAEPRLSIYGRSPEEWESLSHWFIQHKVYSPNMRWIIQVPRIYDIFKSRKLIPNFAKMLENVFLPLFEATVNPQKHKELHVFLKYVTGFDSVDDESKHSDHMFSYKSPKPEQWTTDDNPPYSYYLFHMYANIMVLNNLRKERGLSTFQFRPHCGEAGSITHLVSAFLTADNISHGLNLKKSPVLQYLYYLAQVPIAMSPLSNNSLFLEYSKNPLREFLHKGLCVSLSTDDPMQFHYTKEALMEEYAIAAQLWKLSTCDVCEIARNSVLQSGLSHEDKKHFLGVSYLKDGPEGNDIRRTNVAQIRMAYRHETLCNELSFLVDAVKSEVVGSQ
- the ampd3a gene encoding AMP deaminase 3 isoform X2 is translated as MAVTGAEDMPRQFPKIALSDVDEEVRLLAEKVYASALKEEDTKDALSMYTVPEDCPIGLQEAKQRELLRELAEQQSEESAKRKKSFKMIRSQSMSLQIPLTTDSIGGVVTPLISPSSTCSSISKIFPEYQRVTISGDYCAGITVEDYEQAAKSLLKALFIREKYSKLAYHRFPRTTAQFLRNAANERWTEEDEVHPDICPCPGEGDNPYSMENIPDNLNYQMKMKDGIIYVYENTEALSMNKPRCLPYPDLETFAIDMSHVLAMIADGPTKTYCHRRLNFLGSKFYLHEMLNEMAELKELKGVPHRDFYNVRKVDTHIHAAACMNQKHLLDFIQTTYKTDAERVVLEKAGLKLTLKQVFNNLNMDPYDLTVDSLDVHAGRQTFHRFDKFNSKYNPVGASELREIYLKADNYIKGEYFARLIKEVAHDLEESKYQHAEPRLSIYGRSPEEWESLSHWFIQHKVYSPNMRWIIQVPRIYDIFKSRKLIPNFAKMLENVFLPLFEATVNPQKHKELHVFLKYVTGFDSVDDESKHSDHMFSYKSPKPEQWTTDDNPPYSYYLFHMYANIMVLNNLRKERGLSTFQFRPHCGEAGSITHLVSAFLTADNISHGLNLKKSPVLQYLYYLAQVPIAMSPLSNNSLFLEYSKNPLREFLHKGLCVSLSTDDPMQFHYTKEALMEEYAIAAQLWKLSTCDVCEIARNSVLQSGLSHEDKKHFLGVSYLKDGPEGNDIRRTNVAQIRMAYRHETLCNELSFLVDAVKSEVVGSQ
- the ampd3a gene encoding AMP deaminase 3 isoform X1 — translated: MMRRLQTPIVKQLSSPCLGKDMPRQFPKIALSDVDEEVRLLAEKVYASALKEEDTKDALSMYTVPEDCPIGLQEAKQRELLRELAEQQSEESAKRKKSFKMIRSQSMSLQIPLTTDSIGGVVTPLISPSSTCSSISKIFPEYQRVTISGDYCAGITVEDYEQAAKSLLKALFIREKYSKLAYHRFPRTTAQFLRNAANERWTEEDEVHPDICPCPGEGDNPYSMENIPDNLNYQMKMKDGIIYVYENTEALSMNKPRCLPYPDLETFAIDMSHVLAMIADGPTKTYCHRRLNFLGSKFYLHEMLNEMAELKELKGVPHRDFYNVRKVDTHIHAAACMNQKHLLDFIQTTYKTDAERVVLEKAGLKLTLKQVFNNLNMDPYDLTVDSLDVHAGRQTFHRFDKFNSKYNPVGASELREIYLKADNYIKGEYFARLIKEVAHDLEESKYQHAEPRLSIYGRSPEEWESLSHWFIQHKVYSPNMRWIIQVPRIYDIFKSRKLIPNFAKMLENVFLPLFEATVNPQKHKELHVFLKYVTGFDSVDDESKHSDHMFSYKSPKPEQWTTDDNPPYSYYLFHMYANIMVLNNLRKERGLSTFQFRPHCGEAGSITHLVSAFLTADNISHGLNLKKSPVLQYLYYLAQVPIAMSPLSNNSLFLEYSKNPLREFLHKGLCVSLSTDDPMQFHYTKEALMEEYAIAAQLWKLSTCDVCEIARNSVLQSGLSHEDKKHFLGVSYLKDGPEGNDIRRTNVAQIRMAYRHETLCNELSFLVDAVKSEVVGSQ